The Arachis duranensis cultivar V14167 chromosome 2, aradu.V14167.gnm2.J7QH, whole genome shotgun sequence genome has a window encoding:
- the LOC107474082 gene encoding uncharacterized protein LOC107474082 isoform X2, which translates to MSFPNQAFWMAKDPGSLNDGDMTCDESSRIESKRSHQWFMDGPEVDVFPNKKQAVVPPNNLLSGMLNSNLSSWGNSSSFQSLTDDFTAQLFDPDTATTNHGDANISSLSMDNKSGGERKDSMNPFGSGSSFGLSMSCTLDDPRLAFNYDGIRKIKVNEVKESHSVMSVPENNPYDKGVSSTVLNPQAYSADDNSISTNLAYTKGDANIISMDDPYSRTDNNLMSVVQSHNKGGDGLSIHQTYKDICNTISMDQGFSKVDSSMTSIAQAYKANDNSMLRDYLFDKVENGTISAGHPYGMGGNNMPFVSHSYNSGESTIISFGGCDDDDPTHSGLFISNYDMLTGQALPQKLEAVNEKEFVRSNSNLLLNTAQTSASETESVSKTKEEIKMSKKATSNNFPSNVRSLLSTGMLDGVSVKYKAWSREELRGVINGAGYLCSCQSCNFSKVINAYEFERHAGCKTKHPNNHIYFESGKTIYGVVQELRSTPQNMLFDVLQTVTGSAINQKSFRIWKESFLAAARELQRICGKGEVK; encoded by the exons ATG TCTTTCCCCAATCAAGCATTTTGGATGGCAAAGGATCCTGGAAGTTTGAATGATGGTGACATGACATGTGACGAATCTTCTAGAATTGAGTCCAAGAGATCTCATCAATGGTTCATGGATGGTCCTGAAGTGGATGTATTTCCCAATAAGAAACAGGCAGTAGTGCCCCCAAACAATTTACTGTCAGGAATGCTTAACTCCAATCTTTCTTCATGGGGGAATTCCTCAAGTTTCCAATCCTTAACCGATGATTTCACTGCACAATTGTTTGACCCAGATACGGCTACTACCAATCATGGGGATGCAAATATTTCATCTCTTAGCATGGACAATAAGTCAGGTGGTGAGAGAAAGGATAGCATGAATCCCTTCGGGAGTGGTTCATCATTTGGTTTATCTATGTCCTGTACATTGGATGATCCTCGTTTAGCTTTCAATTATGATggaattagaaaaattaaagttaatgaaGTGAAGGAATCTCATAGTGTCATGTCTGTCCCTGAAAATAATCCCTATGATAAGGGAGTCAGCAGCACCGTGTTAAATCCTCAAGCATACAGCGCTGATGATAATTCCATATCAACGAATCTTGCTTATACCAAAGGGGATGCTAATATAATATCAATGGATGACCCGTACAGCAGGACAGATAACAATTTAATGTCAGTGGTTCAATCTCATAACAAGGGAGGGGATGGCTTATCTATCCATCAAACTTACAAAGATATTTGTAATACAATATCAATGGACCAAGGATTTAGCAAGGTGGATAGCAGCATGACATCTATTGCTCAAGCTTATAAGGCCAATGACAATTCTATGTTAAGAGATTACTTATTCGACAAGGTTGAAAATGGCACCATATCAGCGGGACACCCATATGGCATGGGAGGAAACAACATGCCATTTGTTTCACATTCTTATAATAGTGGGGAGAGCACTATCATATCCTTTGGTGgctgtgatgatgatgatccaaCTCACTCTGGCCTATTCATTTCCAACTATGACATGTTGACGGGTCAAGCACTTCCACAGAAGTTGGAAGCTGTGAATGAGAAAGAGTTTGTCAGATCTAATTCTAATTTACTTCTAAATACAGCTCAGACATCTGCATCTGAAACTGAAAGTGTTTCCAAGACAaaagaagagataaaaatgTCTAAGAAAGCTACTTCAAACAACTTCCCTTCAAATGTCAGAAGTTTGCTATCCACTGGCATGCTTGATGGTGTCTCTGTAAAGTATAAGGCTTGGTCGCGGGAG GAGCTTCGAGGAGTTATAAACGGTGCTGGGTATTTATGCAGTTGCCAGTCTTGTAATTTTTCCAAG GTTATTAATGCATATGAGTTTGAACGACATGCTGGTTGCAAGACAAAACACCCCAATAATCATATTTACTTTGAGAGTGGGAAAACTATATATGGTGTTGTACAAGAGCTCCGGAGCACTCCACAGAATATGTTATTTGATGTTCTTCAGACAGTAACTGGTTCAGCAATCAATCAGAAGTCCTTCCGCATTTGGAAAG AATCCTTTTTGGCTGCGGCTCGGGAACTCCAGCGCATTTGTGGAAAAGGTGAAGTGAAGTAG
- the LOC107474082 gene encoding uncharacterized protein LOC107474082 isoform X1 — protein MSFPNQAFWMAKDPGSLNDGDMTCDESSRIESKRSHQWFMDGPEVDVFPNKKQAVVPPNNLLSGMLNSNLSSWGNSSSFQSLTDDFTAQLFDPDTATTNHGDANISSLSMDNKSGGERKDSMNPFGSGSSFGLSMSCTLDDPRLAFNYDGIRKIKVNEVKESHSVMSVPENNPYDKGVSSTVLNPQAYSADDNSISTNLAYTKGDANIISMDDPYSRTDNNLMSVVQSHNKGGDGLSIHQTYKDICNTISMDQGFSKVDSSMTSIAQAYKANDNSMLRDYLFDKVENGTISAGHPYGMGGNNMPFVSHSYNSGESTIISFGGCDDDDPTHSGLFISNYDMLTGQALPQKLEAVNEKEFVRSNSNLLLNTAQTSASETESVSKTKEEIKMSKKATSNNFPSNVRSLLSTGMLDGVSVKYKAWSREKELRGVINGAGYLCSCQSCNFSKVINAYEFERHAGCKTKHPNNHIYFESGKTIYGVVQELRSTPQNMLFDVLQTVTGSAINQKSFRIWKESFLAAARELQRICGKGEVK, from the exons ATG TCTTTCCCCAATCAAGCATTTTGGATGGCAAAGGATCCTGGAAGTTTGAATGATGGTGACATGACATGTGACGAATCTTCTAGAATTGAGTCCAAGAGATCTCATCAATGGTTCATGGATGGTCCTGAAGTGGATGTATTTCCCAATAAGAAACAGGCAGTAGTGCCCCCAAACAATTTACTGTCAGGAATGCTTAACTCCAATCTTTCTTCATGGGGGAATTCCTCAAGTTTCCAATCCTTAACCGATGATTTCACTGCACAATTGTTTGACCCAGATACGGCTACTACCAATCATGGGGATGCAAATATTTCATCTCTTAGCATGGACAATAAGTCAGGTGGTGAGAGAAAGGATAGCATGAATCCCTTCGGGAGTGGTTCATCATTTGGTTTATCTATGTCCTGTACATTGGATGATCCTCGTTTAGCTTTCAATTATGATggaattagaaaaattaaagttaatgaaGTGAAGGAATCTCATAGTGTCATGTCTGTCCCTGAAAATAATCCCTATGATAAGGGAGTCAGCAGCACCGTGTTAAATCCTCAAGCATACAGCGCTGATGATAATTCCATATCAACGAATCTTGCTTATACCAAAGGGGATGCTAATATAATATCAATGGATGACCCGTACAGCAGGACAGATAACAATTTAATGTCAGTGGTTCAATCTCATAACAAGGGAGGGGATGGCTTATCTATCCATCAAACTTACAAAGATATTTGTAATACAATATCAATGGACCAAGGATTTAGCAAGGTGGATAGCAGCATGACATCTATTGCTCAAGCTTATAAGGCCAATGACAATTCTATGTTAAGAGATTACTTATTCGACAAGGTTGAAAATGGCACCATATCAGCGGGACACCCATATGGCATGGGAGGAAACAACATGCCATTTGTTTCACATTCTTATAATAGTGGGGAGAGCACTATCATATCCTTTGGTGgctgtgatgatgatgatccaaCTCACTCTGGCCTATTCATTTCCAACTATGACATGTTGACGGGTCAAGCACTTCCACAGAAGTTGGAAGCTGTGAATGAGAAAGAGTTTGTCAGATCTAATTCTAATTTACTTCTAAATACAGCTCAGACATCTGCATCTGAAACTGAAAGTGTTTCCAAGACAaaagaagagataaaaatgTCTAAGAAAGCTACTTCAAACAACTTCCCTTCAAATGTCAGAAGTTTGCTATCCACTGGCATGCTTGATGGTGTCTCTGTAAAGTATAAGGCTTGGTCGCGGGAG AAGGAGCTTCGAGGAGTTATAAACGGTGCTGGGTATTTATGCAGTTGCCAGTCTTGTAATTTTTCCAAG GTTATTAATGCATATGAGTTTGAACGACATGCTGGTTGCAAGACAAAACACCCCAATAATCATATTTACTTTGAGAGTGGGAAAACTATATATGGTGTTGTACAAGAGCTCCGGAGCACTCCACAGAATATGTTATTTGATGTTCTTCAGACAGTAACTGGTTCAGCAATCAATCAGAAGTCCTTCCGCATTTGGAAAG AATCCTTTTTGGCTGCGGCTCGGGAACTCCAGCGCATTTGTGGAAAAGGTGAAGTGAAGTAG